Proteins from one Fusobacterium periodonticum 1_1_41FAA genomic window:
- a CDS encoding rhodanese-like domain-containing protein: MIDVVNNISGYFDEDFENIIYKDLRTNGLSDEEVEKLLSDKYRDLPMMEENIFKLNNYKLGSIGFTSRELENLKIDFCEEKLLSNDYNGENPTNQIVYLKVLFDKESKKILGCQIANERNIEARLKAVKTIMEKGGDLKELVKYKVNPTDNEWNPDILNLLALTALGKDKEVSTDVEAKDIETLSKNKEFLLDVREEYEYEEGHVKGAVNLPLREILSQKDSLPKDRDIYVYCRSAHRSADAVNFLKSLGFDKVHNVEGGFIDISFNEYHKDKGNLENSIVTNYNFD, from the coding sequence ATGATAGATGTAGTAAATAATATATCAGGATATTTTGATGAAGATTTTGAAAATATAATTTATAAAGATTTGAGAACAAATGGACTTTCAGATGAAGAAGTAGAAAAATTATTAAGCGATAAATATAGAGATTTACCTATGATGGAAGAAAATATCTTTAAGTTAAATAACTATAAATTAGGAAGTATAGGTTTTACTTCAAGAGAACTAGAAAATTTAAAGATAGATTTCTGTGAAGAAAAACTACTATCTAATGATTATAATGGAGAAAATCCAACAAATCAAATAGTGTATTTAAAAGTTCTATTTGACAAAGAAAGTAAAAAAATCTTAGGTTGTCAAATTGCAAATGAAAGAAATATAGAAGCTAGACTTAAAGCAGTTAAGACTATAATGGAAAAAGGTGGAGATTTAAAAGAATTAGTAAAATATAAGGTAAATCCTACTGATAATGAATGGAATCCAGATATTTTAAATCTTCTAGCACTTACAGCTTTAGGAAAAGATAAAGAAGTTTCAACAGATGTTGAGGCAAAAGATATTGAAACTTTATCAAAAAATAAAGAGTTTTTATTAGATGTTAGAGAAGAATATGAATATGAAGAAGGTCATGTAAAAGGTGCAGTTAATCTACCACTTAGAGAAATTTTATCTCAAAAAGATAGCTTACCAAAAGATAGAGATATCTATGTATATTGTAGAAGTGCACATAGAAGTGCAGATGCAGTTAATTTCCTAAAAAGTTTAGGCTTTGATAAGGTACATAATGTTGAAGGTGGTTTTATAGATATTTCATTTAATGAATATCATAAGGATAAGGGAAATTTAGAGAATAGTATAGTTACAAATTATAATTTTGATTAG
- the aroB gene encoding 3-dehydroquinate synthase gives MKKIFDDIYVGSNIISKLNDYTKDFDKILVFSNETIADLYFEKFKSTLIEKDKIFYFTIKDGEEYKNIESILSVYDFMIENNFSRKSLVISLGGGVICDMGGYISATYMRGIEFIQVPTSLLAQVDASVGGKVAINHPKCKNMIGSFKSPYRVLIDVEFLKTLAEREFKSGMGELLKHSFLTKDKKYLEYIENNVEKIKALDNEVLENIVEQSIRIKKHYVDIDPFEKGERAFLNLGHTYAHALESFFAYKAYTHGEAVAKGIIFDLELSLLRGQIDEAYLERARNIFNLFNIDTDLIYLDSDKFIPLMRKDKKNSFNKIITIILDNEGNLSKTEVKEDEIIKIIAKYENNFLRASIDIGTNSCRLFIAEVKKIENEIIFKKEIHKELEIVKLGEDVNKNKFLKEEAIERTLKCLKKYRELIDKYSIEEKEIICFATSATRDSSNRDYFIKKAYDEAKIKINCISGNEEAYINFKGVISSFDKNFKENILVFDIGGGSTEFTLGNMNGIEKKISLNIGSVRITEKFFLEDGIYNYSEENRDKAKEWIKENLEKLEEFKNENFILVGVAGTTTTQVSVREKMEVYDSEKIHLSDLTTEEISDNLDLFIKNIKNDKNIKGLDTKRRDVIIGGTIILKEILEYFKKDSLVVSENDNLMGAILEGVNENDRCSK, from the coding sequence ATGAAGAAAATTTTTGATGATATTTATGTTGGTTCAAATATAATTTCAAAGTTAAATGATTATACAAAAGATTTTGATAAGATCTTAGTTTTTTCAAATGAGACAATAGCTGACTTATATTTTGAAAAGTTTAAGTCAACTTTAATAGAAAAAGATAAAATCTTTTATTTCACAATTAAAGATGGAGAAGAATACAAAAATATTGAAAGCATATTGTCAGTTTATGATTTTATGATTGAGAATAATTTTTCAAGAAAATCTTTAGTTATTAGTCTTGGTGGTGGAGTTATTTGTGATATGGGAGGCTATATATCAGCTACTTACATGAGAGGAATAGAGTTCATACAAGTGCCTACTTCACTTCTGGCACAAGTAGATGCAAGTGTCGGAGGAAAGGTTGCTATAAATCACCCTAAGTGTAAAAATATGATAGGAAGCTTTAAAAGTCCATATAGAGTACTTATAGATGTAGAATTTTTAAAGACTTTAGCAGAAAGAGAATTTAAGTCTGGAATGGGGGAGCTTTTAAAACATTCTTTTCTAACAAAAGATAAGAAATATTTAGAATACATAGAAAATAATGTTGAAAAAATAAAAGCTTTAGATAATGAAGTATTGGAAAATATTGTAGAGCAATCTATAAGAATAAAAAAACATTATGTGGATATAGATCCTTTTGAAAAAGGAGAAAGAGCTTTTTTAAACTTAGGTCATACTTATGCTCATGCTTTAGAAAGTTTCTTTGCATACAAGGCATATACTCATGGTGAAGCTGTTGCTAAGGGAATAATTTTTGATTTAGAACTTTCGCTTTTAAGGGGACAAATTGATGAAGCCTACTTAGAAAGAGCTAGAAACATTTTTAATCTATTTAATATAGATACTGATTTAATCTACTTAGATAGTGATAAGTTTATTCCTTTGATGAGAAAGGATAAAAAGAACTCTTTTAATAAAATCATAACAATTATATTAGATAACGAAGGGAATTTATCTAAAACAGAAGTTAAAGAAGATGAAATTATAAAGATTATAGCTAAGTATGAGAACAATTTTTTAAGAGCAAGTATTGATATAGGTACAAACTCTTGCAGATTATTTATAGCTGAAGTTAAAAAAATTGAGAATGAAATTATTTTTAAAAAGGAGATTCATAAAGAATTAGAAATAGTTAAACTTGGAGAGGACGTAAATAAAAATAAATTCTTAAAGGAAGAAGCTATTGAAAGAACTTTAAAATGTCTAAAAAAATATAGAGAACTTATAGATAAATATTCTATAGAAGAAAAAGAGATTATTTGCTTTGCAACTTCTGCAACTAGAGATTCATCTAACAGAGACTATTTCATTAAAAAAGCTTATGATGAAGCTAAAATAAAAATCAATTGTATCAGTGGAAACGAAGAAGCCTATATAAATTTTAAAGGGGTTATAAGCTCTTTTGATAAAAATTTTAAAGAAAATATTTTAGTTTTTGATATAGGTGGAGGTTCAACTGAATTTACACTTGGGAATATGAATGGTATAGAAAAGAAAATTAGTTTAAATATAGGTTCTGTTAGAATAACAGAAAAGTTTTTCTTAGAAGATGGAATATATAATTATTCAGAAGAAAATAGGGATAAAGCAAAAGAATGGATAAAAGAAAATTTAGAAAAACTTGAAGAATTCAAAAATGAAAACTTTATTTTAGTTGGAGTAGCTGGAACAACTACAACACAGGTGAGTGTTAGAGAGAAAATGGAAGTATATGATAGTGAAAAAATACATCTTTCTGACTTGACAACTGAAGAAATAAGTGATAATTTAGATTTATTTATAAAAAATATAAAGAATGATAAAAATATTAAAGGTTTAGATACTAAAAGAAGAGATGTTATAATAGGAGGAACTATTATATTAAAAGAAATTCTAGAATATTTTAAAAAAGATTCTTTGGTAGTTTCTGAAAATGATAATCTTATGGGAGCAATATTAGAAGGAGTAAATGAAAATGATAGATGTAGTAAATAA